In Rhodoferax sediminis, the sequence GCGCGGTGCAGGGTGTCCACCAGTGGCATGTTGTCCAGGATGGCGCCCTGCGCCAGCGCCTGGCGCGACAGGCTCAGCGCCGCCAGAAACCGGCCGATGCCGCCCGACCAGGGAATCCGCGACGAGACGTTGAGCGCATACACGTGGTCCGAGCGCAGCTGCTCCCAGAACTGCGCCAGCCGGTCGAAGGCTTGCAGCCCCGCTGTGGCGCAGCCCGCCAGAAACGTCGTGTTCAAGGCGCCGGCGGAGGTGCCCACCAGGATCTGGAACGGGAAGGTCTGCGTTGCCTGCGGCCGCAGCCGCAGCATGGCCGAGAGCGCCTGCAGCACGCCGACCTGGTAGGCGGTGCGGGCGCCACCGCCCATGAGGACCAGCGCGTTGCGGGGATGGGGTGCCAGGGTAAACCCTGCATGAATAACGGTGTCCAGACTCATGGATGAAAGGGTAGGGCAAGGGCCGGAGGTGCGGCCGGGATGGAAGGCCCCTGCTTCATAGGGCCGATAGGGAGGGCTGTCAAGACTTCTGCGGGCCGGGGATTGCTTTTAACAGGCAACCGGGGCATAGTGAACTTGCCTTCGGAAATTCACGCTTCGCCTGCCACTTGCAGTCACGCGGGTGGCAATTTCAACCCAGAGCCCAGGAGGTTTTTATGAATTTGACGATCAGCGGTCACCACCTTGAAGTCACCCCTGCCCTGCGCAGTTACGTGACGACCAAGCTGGATCGAATCAGCCGCCACTTTGACCAGGTTGTCGATGTCAAGGTGCTGCTTACCGTTGAGAAACAGAAGGAAAAGGAAAGAAGGCAACGCGCCGAGTGCAATATCCATGTCAAGGGGAATGACATGTTTGCAGAAAGCTCGCACGAGGATTTGTATGCCGCCGTGGATGAACTGGTCGACAAGCTGGATCGCCAGGTGGTGCGCCACAAAGACCGGCTGCAGCAGCACAACCATGTAGGGGCCAAGCGCGTGACGGTGATGTAAACGCCGCGTGGGTCCTCCCGCGCCGAACACGCCAAGCCGCCCGACCTTCGGGCGGCTTTTCTTTTTGTTGACTGCCGTGACTTAGTTGGCACTTCAGCCCGACAATGATGGCGTTTTGTGACGGGCGCATGACCCCCGCGCGGCGCAGGTGCATAATCCGTTTTGATTACCCCTATGAATCGTCTCGCGTCCATCCTTCCTGCCGCTCAAGTTCTCGTGAGCGTCGATGCCACCAGCAAGAAGCGTGCTTTCGAGGAAGCCGGCTTGCTGTTTGAAAACCTCCACGGCCTGTCGCGCGCGCTTGTCACCGACAGTCTGTTCGCCCGCGAGCGGCTGGGCTCCACTGGCCTGGGCCATGGCGTGGCCATTCCGCACGGACGCATCAAGGGCCTGAAGGCGCCCATGGCGGCCGTGTTCCAGCTGGCGCAGCCGATCGGATTCGATGCGCCCGACGAGCAGCCCGTGGGCTTGCTGATCTTCCTGCTGGTGCCCGAGGCCGCGACCCAGAAGCACCTGGAAATCCTCTCGGAGATTGCCGAATTGCTGAGCGATGCGGCGCTGCGGGAAAAAATCAAGGCCAGCACGGATGCGACGCTGTTGCACTC encodes:
- a CDS encoding PTS sugar transporter subunit IIA — translated: MNRLASILPAAQVLVSVDATSKKRAFEEAGLLFENLHGLSRALVTDSLFARERLGSTGLGHGVAIPHGRIKGLKAPMAAVFQLAQPIGFDAPDEQPVGLLIFLLVPEAATQKHLEILSEIAELLSDAALREKIKASTDATLLHSLISTWQSAQLA
- the hpf gene encoding ribosome hibernation-promoting factor, HPF/YfiA family — translated: MNLTISGHHLEVTPALRSYVTTKLDRISRHFDQVVDVKVLLTVEKQKEKERRQRAECNIHVKGNDMFAESSHEDLYAAVDELVDKLDRQVVRHKDRLQQHNHVGAKRVTVM